The following proteins come from a genomic window of Lolium rigidum isolate FL_2022 chromosome 5, APGP_CSIRO_Lrig_0.1, whole genome shotgun sequence:
- the LOC124652101 gene encoding uncharacterized protein LOC124652101, translated as MAIALGAMARKNPSPHLLIAPLPFSGHFRAVPQPAEVSPPAPPPLHYTTTILSLERQRSGEIRGELPAAGEVLGGFAHVRPGLRGAAGRQRSSGERRASGRLRSCNGNEYLQLWE; from the exons ATGGCGATAGCGCTGGGCGCCATGGCCAGGAAAAATCCATCGCCTCATCTACTCATCGCTCCGCTCCCCTTCTCTGGCCACTTCCGTGCCGTCCCTCAGCCAGCAGAGGTCTCTCCACCCGCTCCCCCTCCCCTTCACTACACCACAACCATCCTGTCCCTCGAGCGCCAGAGGTCCGGCGAGATCCGCGGGGAGCTGCCGGCGGCGGGCGAGGTTCTTGGGGGATTCGCACACGTCCGGCCAGGTCTGCGGGGAGCCGCAGGGAGGCAACGAAGTTCCGGCGAAAGAAGAGCCTCAGGAAG GTTACGATCATGCAATGGGAATGAATATCTCCAACTGTGGGAGTAA